A region from the Actinomycetes bacterium genome encodes:
- a CDS encoding MoaD/ThiS family protein: MSISIRIPTTLRTLTGGASQVDVEGSTVAEALAALEVAHPGFNDRLFDEDGSLRRFVNVFVADDDVRYLDGVETAVPDGETLSIIPAVAGG, translated from the coding sequence ATGAGCATCAGCATCCGCATCCCCACCACCCTCCGCACACTCACCGGCGGAGCATCGCAGGTGGACGTAGAGGGGTCGACCGTCGCCGAGGCACTCGCAGCCCTCGAGGTCGCCCACCCGGGGTTCAACGACCGCCTGTTCGATGAAGACGGCTCGCTTCGCCGCTTTGTCAACGTGTTCGTGGCCGATGACGACGTGCGTTATCTCGACGGGGTCGAGACAGCTGTTCCCGACGGCGAAACGCTCTCGATCATCCCGGCCGTCGCCGGCGGTTGA